A genomic window from Ilyobacter polytropus DSM 2926 includes:
- the nadA gene encoding quinolinate synthase NadA, producing MDIREKIIKLKKEKNAVILAHYYQRGDIQDIADFVGDSFYLAQVGKKSDAEIIVFCGVRFMAESAKILSPEKTVLLPCYTEAPCCMEYMATPEEIIQYKEKYPEVKVVTYVNSSSAVKTVSDVCCTSSSVENIINNLDAEKILFVPDRNLASYVQEQIPHKKIIPWDGCCNIHDAVKVSDIEKAIGENGKDLIIVTHPECKKDIRDMSHYVGSTSGILNYVKNSNDKRFLIVTEKGIYHQLIKDNPDKEFFFLPMLCKAMKKIFPETILESLETMNGEIILDDETVTKAAKALNNMLLFSKPRGE from the coding sequence TTGGATATAAGGGAAAAAATCATAAAGTTAAAAAAAGAAAAAAATGCCGTAATTTTAGCACATTATTATCAAAGGGGAGATATACAGGATATTGCCGATTTTGTAGGTGATTCTTTTTATCTCGCCCAAGTTGGAAAAAAATCTGATGCAGAAATAATTGTATTCTGTGGAGTTCGTTTCATGGCTGAAAGTGCTAAAATTCTTTCACCTGAAAAAACCGTATTGCTTCCATGTTATACAGAAGCCCCATGCTGCATGGAATATATGGCAACGCCTGAAGAGATAATACAATACAAGGAAAAATATCCTGAGGTGAAAGTTGTTACCTATGTAAACTCCTCTAGTGCTGTTAAAACAGTTTCTGATGTATGCTGTACTTCTTCTAGTGTAGAAAACATAATCAATAATCTAGATGCAGAAAAAATACTCTTTGTTCCTGATAGAAATCTAGCAAGCTATGTACAGGAACAAATTCCACATAAAAAAATAATCCCATGGGATGGATGCTGCAATATACACGATGCTGTCAAAGTCTCAGACATAGAAAAGGCTATAGGTGAAAATGGAAAAGATCTGATAATAGTAACCCATCCAGAATGTAAAAAAGATATACGAGATATGTCCCATTATGTGGGAAGCACCAGTGGAATATTGAACTATGTCAAAAATAGCAACGATAAAAGATTTTTGATAGTTACAGAAAAAGGTATCTATCATCAACTGATAAAGGATAATCCAGATAAAGAGTTCTTTTTTCTTCCTATGCTTTGTAAAGCCATGAAGAAAATATTTCCAGAAACAATCTTAGAATCTCTTGAGACAATGAATGGAGAGATTATATTAGACGACGAAACAGTCACTAAGGCTGCAAAGGCTCTTAATAACATGCTTTTATTTTCGAAACCACGGGGTGAGTAG
- a CDS encoding carbon starvation CstA family protein, translating into MITFLISLATLIGGYFIYGKVVEKAFGIDENNPTPAKKLADGVDYVELDWKKAFLIQFLNIAGLGPIFGAVAGALWGPAAFLWIVFGCIFAGSVHDYLAGMLSLRHDGATIAEIVGKYLGTSAKNVMRVFSVVLLVLVGVVFVVGPAGILTSILPGVSKMTWVGIIIIYYIIATVLPVDKLIGKVYPIFGASLIIMGLGIAVGLFVKGYQIPELTLQNLNPKGTPFYPFLFITIACGAISGFHATQSPLMARCIKNEKEGKRVFFGSMIAEGVIALIWAAAAMTFFGGTEGLAGAGSAGVVVNTISNSMLGKVGGALALLGVVACPITSGDTAFRSARLAIADATNFKQGPIKNRFLIALPLFAVGIALCFMDFGIIWRYFAWSNQTLATIVLWAGSVYLAQRGKNFWISAVPATFMTAVVTTYIIIAPEGLTLPTSVGYPVGIGAAVASLALFLKKKSAQPVGEVA; encoded by the coding sequence ATGATAACTTTTTTAATTTCCCTGGCAACACTGATTGGTGGTTATTTTATCTATGGAAAGGTAGTAGAAAAAGCTTTCGGAATTGATGAAAACAATCCTACCCCGGCTAAAAAGTTGGCAGATGGTGTTGACTATGTTGAACTTGACTGGAAAAAAGCCTTCCTTATACAATTCCTAAATATTGCTGGATTAGGGCCTATATTTGGAGCGGTAGCAGGAGCTCTTTGGGGACCAGCTGCGTTTCTGTGGATTGTATTTGGATGTATCTTTGCAGGTTCGGTTCATGACTACTTGGCAGGTATGCTTTCTCTGAGACATGATGGAGCTACAATTGCCGAAATAGTAGGTAAGTACCTTGGTACCAGTGCAAAAAATGTAATGAGAGTATTCTCGGTTGTTTTACTTGTGCTTGTAGGAGTTGTATTCGTAGTAGGTCCTGCAGGAATATTGACAAGTATTCTGCCTGGAGTTAGCAAAATGACTTGGGTTGGAATTATCATAATTTATTATATAATAGCTACTGTACTTCCAGTAGACAAATTAATCGGTAAAGTTTATCCAATATTTGGTGCATCTTTGATTATAATGGGATTAGGTATAGCAGTTGGATTATTTGTAAAAGGATATCAGATTCCTGAGTTAACACTTCAAAATTTAAATCCTAAGGGAACACCGTTTTATCCGTTTTTATTTATAACAATTGCTTGTGGAGCCATATCAGGATTCCATGCTACTCAGTCTCCGCTTATGGCTAGATGTATAAAAAATGAAAAAGAAGGTAAAAGAGTATTCTTTGGTTCTATGATAGCAGAGGGAGTTATAGCTCTTATCTGGGCAGCAGCAGCCATGACATTCTTTGGAGGAACTGAAGGGCTTGCAGGAGCAGGTTCAGCTGGAGTCGTTGTAAATACAATATCTAATTCAATGCTTGGAAAAGTCGGAGGAGCCCTTGCTCTTCTAGGAGTAGTTGCTTGTCCGATAACATCAGGAGATACTGCATTTAGAAGTGCTAGACTGGCAATTGCAGATGCTACAAATTTCAAACAAGGACCTATAAAAAATAGATTCCTTATAGCGCTTCCGTTGTTTGCAGTTGGTATCGCACTTTGCTTTATGGATTTTGGAATCATTTGGAGATATTTTGCATGGTCAAATCAGACTCTTGCGACTATAGTTCTATGGGCTGGGTCAGTTTATCTAGCACAAAGAGGCAAGAACTTCTGGATCTCAGCAGTACCGGCTACATTTATGACAGCAGTTGTTACTACGTATATAATTATAGCACCTGAAGGACTTACACTACCTACTTCAGTGGGATATCCTGTAGGAATAGGAGCAGCAGTAGCTTCACTGGCTCTTTTCCTAAAGAAAAAAAGTGCTCAGCCAGTTGGAGAAGTTGCTTAA
- the corA gene encoding magnesium/cobalt transporter CorA — MGKGSKKKIKKVGVPPGTLLYTGDNISEKISIEYFAYDEKECQVLNYRASDINKLNTVDNKVVWINIFGLTDTGFIEKFGEKFNIHSLILEDILHTSQRPKIEESEDYIFMVLKMMSVSKGNDKIEEEQISLILREGVVISFQEHEGDVFDIIRDRILNSKGRLRKKKADYLFYSLLDTIIDNYFLILEEHDNRLEELNTDVLEKPKTDLVENLQKIRVDLNSMKRDLWPLRDAVGKLEKNESIMLNENTKLYIRDLYDHTLQIIDLMEGLRDSLSNIFELYMTGVSNRMNEIMKTLTIIATIFIPLTFIAGIYGMNFEYMPELRFKMAYPILIIFMIFVFVGLIVFFRKKKWL; from the coding sequence ATGGGGAAAGGTTCGAAAAAGAAAATAAAAAAAGTAGGAGTCCCACCTGGAACCCTTCTTTATACCGGAGATAATATATCTGAAAAAATTAGTATAGAATACTTTGCTTATGATGAAAAAGAATGTCAGGTTTTAAACTATAGGGCTTCAGATATAAATAAATTGAATACAGTAGATAATAAAGTTGTATGGATAAACATCTTTGGATTAACAGATACAGGATTCATAGAAAAATTTGGTGAAAAATTCAATATTCATTCACTTATTCTAGAAGATATTCTTCATACTTCCCAAAGACCAAAAATAGAGGAGTCTGAAGATTATATTTTTATGGTTTTGAAAATGATGAGTGTTTCTAAGGGGAATGATAAAATAGAGGAAGAGCAGATAAGTCTCATACTGAGAGAGGGGGTAGTTATATCCTTTCAAGAGCATGAAGGTGATGTTTTTGACATAATTAGGGACAGGATACTAAATTCCAAAGGTAGATTGAGAAAAAAGAAAGCAGACTATTTGTTTTATTCTCTATTAGATACGATAATAGACAATTACTTTTTGATATTAGAGGAACATGATAACAGGCTTGAAGAGTTGAATACAGATGTTCTTGAAAAGCCAAAAACTGATTTAGTTGAAAATTTACAAAAGATAAGGGTTGATCTGAACAGTATGAAAAGAGACCTTTGGCCATTGAGAGATGCTGTGGGAAAATTGGAAAAAAATGAATCCATTATGTTGAATGAAAATACTAAACTCTATATCCGTGATCTCTATGATCATACGCTTCAGATAATAGACTTGATGGAGGGGCTGAGAGATTCTCTAAGCAATATTTTTGAGTTGTATATGACAGGGGTGAGCAACAGAATGAATGAGATAATGAAAACCCTAACTATCATCGCAACTATTTTTATTCCCCTTACTTTTATTGCAGGTATATATGGGATGAATTTTGAATATATGCCTGAACTTAGGTTTAAGATGGCTTATCCTATTTTGATAATCTTTATGATTTTTGTTTTTGTAGGTCTCATTGTTTTTTTTAGAAAGAAAAAATGGCTTTAA
- a CDS encoding Mth938-like domain-containing protein: protein MKNDLDNFSPKILNFSWGVMDIEGYGQGKDFKLYPGGASPWNWSETGTEHSPGIQPADIKELLDRGCQVVVLSKGVESSLKVMDSTIELLKKHNIEYHILDTKKAVELYNKLAGENFRIGGLFHSTC from the coding sequence ATGAAAAATGACCTTGATAATTTTTCACCTAAAATACTTAACTTTTCATGGGGAGTAATGGATATAGAAGGATACGGGCAAGGCAAGGATTTTAAGCTGTATCCAGGTGGGGCCAGCCCCTGGAACTGGTCTGAAACAGGGACAGAACATTCTCCTGGTATACAACCTGCAGATATAAAAGAACTCTTAGATAGGGGATGCCAAGTGGTTGTACTATCAAAAGGAGTGGAATCAAGCTTAAAGGTTATGGATTCAACTATAGAGCTACTAAAAAAGCATAATATAGAGTATCATATCCTTGACACCAAAAAAGCTGTCGAACTCTATAACAAATTAGCAGGTGAAAACTTTCGTATAGGGGGGCTATTTCATTCTACGTGCTAG
- the sixA gene encoding phosphohistidine phosphatase SixA translates to MTIYLARHGEAVSLEKNPERPLSQEGKAEVEKMAHLLETMGLKVNKIMHSGKKRAEETARIFSENLCDGKTFVSKRLNPNDSVEEFFKKLKNEDKVMYVGHLPFMERLASFILTGDEKKVLIKIKTSGVLCLVESQGRWCIKWLIAPDL, encoded by the coding sequence ATGACTATATATTTAGCAAGACATGGGGAGGCAGTCTCACTAGAAAAAAATCCCGAGAGACCTCTTTCTCAAGAAGGAAAAGCTGAGGTAGAAAAAATGGCACATTTACTTGAAACCATGGGATTAAAAGTAAATAAAATAATGCACAGCGGTAAGAAAAGAGCAGAAGAAACAGCTAGAATTTTTTCTGAAAACCTATGTGACGGTAAAACATTTGTCTCAAAAAGATTAAACCCTAATGACAGCGTAGAAGAATTTTTCAAAAAATTAAAAAATGAAGACAAGGTTATGTATGTAGGGCATTTACCTTTTATGGAAAGGCTTGCTTCATTTATATTAACAGGTGATGAAAAAAAAGTTCTAATCAAGATAAAAACAAGTGGGGTACTGTGCTTAGTAGAATCCCAAGGGAGGTGGTGTATTAAATGGCTAATCGCTCCAGATCTCTAA
- a CDS encoding VanZ family protein, whose protein sequence is MKKYFFIFSTILIMIIIFKFSSEDAVTSSRHSGMVIQLMKKILPQEITKETSSHIVRNFAHFILYFLLGTSLQLSFDDNSKSLRSKIVVITTVFLYACSDELHQWFIPGRSLEFKDILIDTTGGIASIILLAFLRKLFKTVNLET, encoded by the coding sequence ATGAAAAAATACTTTTTTATATTTTCAACTATTCTTATAATGATTATTATTTTTAAATTTTCAAGTGAAGATGCAGTTACTTCCTCTAGACATTCTGGAATGGTAATACAATTAATGAAAAAAATACTCCCTCAGGAAATCACCAAAGAAACATCTTCCCATATAGTCAGAAATTTTGCTCACTTTATACTTTATTTTTTACTTGGAACTTCACTTCAGCTTTCTTTTGATGACAACTCTAAAAGTCTACGAAGTAAAATAGTAGTTATAACCACTGTTTTCTTATATGCCTGTTCTGACGAACTTCACCAATGGTTCATCCCAGGTAGAAGTTTAGAATTTAAAGATATTTTGATAGACACTACCGGTGGAATAGCATCAATTATATTGTTAGCATTTTTAAGAAAATTATTTAAAACTGTCAACTTGGAGACATGA
- a CDS encoding HAD family hydrolase, which yields MKILSFDLDGTLLTDDKKISEKTLEVLLRCKEEGKVIVFNSGRPTQFIYSVLPEVFHEDIVISSNGAMVYKNKKLMHENLIDKNTVWDIIQMIETVFNDMFFIVEQDNRSLTRCKDREYNKQMLCNYHEFSKENVLDSPKILLKTKDLDYFDLNILNMLIPESCRLIFTDNMEFAQLVHADTNKLYGVNKVLETEKLNLEELVSFGDDFNDLEILSWSGYGVAMGNAIEEIKNVSKYIADTNEKDGVAKFIEAYVLEKIEAA from the coding sequence ATGAAAATATTGTCTTTTGATCTTGACGGGACTCTTTTGACAGATGATAAAAAAATATCTGAAAAAACCTTGGAGGTGCTTTTGAGATGTAAAGAAGAAGGGAAAGTAATTGTTTTCAACAGCGGTCGTCCTACTCAGTTTATATATAGCGTTCTCCCAGAAGTTTTCCATGAGGATATAGTCATCTCATCAAATGGAGCAATGGTATATAAAAACAAAAAGCTTATGCATGAAAATTTAATAGACAAAAACACAGTATGGGATATTATTCAAATGATAGAAACTGTTTTTAATGACATGTTTTTTATAGTAGAACAAGATAACAGGAGCCTTACTAGATGTAAAGACAGAGAGTATAATAAACAGATGCTTTGCAATTATCATGAGTTCTCCAAGGAAAATGTCCTAGACTCACCGAAAATACTTTTGAAGACTAAAGATTTGGACTATTTTGATTTAAATATCTTAAATATGCTTATTCCAGAATCATGTAGACTGATTTTTACAGACAACATGGAATTTGCTCAGCTTGTTCACGCTGATACCAACAAGCTTTACGGGGTGAATAAAGTACTAGAAACAGAAAAATTAAACCTTGAAGAACTTGTATCTTTTGGAGACGATTTCAATGACCTAGAGATACTAAGCTGGTCTGGTTATGGAGTGGCAATGGGAAATGCCATTGAAGAGATCAAAAATGTGTCAAAGTACATTGCTGATACAAATGAAAAAGATGGGGTGGCAAAATTTATAGAGGCCTATGTATTAGAAAAAATAGAGGCAGCATAA
- a CDS encoding YchJ family protein, protein MNICPCGSGKKYEDCCKKYIKKALIPPTAELLMKSRYTAYVVGDFDYILETHDPATVSDVSRDSIIAWSESSKWDGLEIVKTKAGKVRDKKGIVEFKASYIANGKRHIHHEKSLFVKIKGRWYYHGWAE, encoded by the coding sequence ATGAATATATGTCCCTGTGGAAGTGGTAAAAAATATGAAGATTGCTGCAAAAAATATATAAAAAAAGCTCTTATACCTCCTACGGCTGAGCTTCTTATGAAATCTAGATATACGGCATACGTAGTCGGCGATTTTGATTACATATTGGAAACTCACGATCCAGCCACAGTGTCAGATGTCAGCAGAGATTCAATAATTGCATGGTCTGAGTCTTCTAAATGGGATGGCCTTGAAATAGTAAAAACAAAGGCAGGAAAAGTAAGGGATAAAAAAGGCATTGTAGAGTTCAAAGCCTCTTATATAGCAAATGGTAAAAGACATATCCATCATGAAAAGAGTCTCTTTGTAAAAATAAAAGGCAGATGGTATTATCACGGTTGGGCAGAATAA
- the trhA gene encoding PAQR family membrane homeostasis protein TrhA, with product MKIINKFSREEEIANALSHGLGIPLSVIALVFLSVKGVKSGNSLSAVGFISFGVSLFIMYTMSTLYHSLRPGRAKRVFERLDHCSIYILIAGTYTPFCFTLLKGKAGWILFGFQWGLALIGIIFKSIWIDRWVAAATAVYAAMGWSIIFVIQTLLASIAYGGFLLLLIGGILYTLGIIFFALPLFKYHHGVWHFFVLGGSITHFFCVYLYL from the coding sequence ATGAAGATTATAAATAAATTTTCCAGAGAGGAAGAAATAGCTAACGCCTTATCCCACGGATTAGGGATACCTCTTTCTGTAATAGCTTTAGTTTTTTTATCTGTCAAAGGAGTGAAGTCGGGTAACAGTCTAAGTGCAGTAGGGTTTATAAGTTTTGGTGTTTCACTTTTTATTATGTATACCATGTCTACTTTGTATCATTCTCTAAGGCCAGGTAGGGCAAAGAGAGTTTTCGAACGTCTTGACCATTGCTCTATATATATTTTGATAGCAGGAACCTACACCCCCTTTTGTTTTACCCTCTTAAAGGGAAAAGCGGGCTGGATTCTTTTTGGATTTCAATGGGGACTGGCTCTGATCGGGATAATTTTTAAATCTATCTGGATAGATCGGTGGGTTGCTGCGGCTACTGCAGTATATGCCGCTATGGGATGGTCTATAATTTTCGTTATACAGACACTATTAGCCTCTATAGCCTACGGAGGATTCTTACTTCTCCTTATAGGGGGGATCCTCTATACTTTAGGCATAATATTTTTTGCCCTTCCTCTGTTTAAATATCATCATGGAGTCTGGCACTTTTTCGTTCTAGGAGGAAGTATAACTCACTTTTTCTGTGTTTATCTTTATTTGTGA
- the hpf gene encoding ribosome hibernation-promoting factor, HPF/YfiA family, whose product MKIIVRGRHLEVTDAIKNFAEEKVQKLEKYFDHIDEVEVVLSGHMHKEFEAEAIAKVKSHNYVVKAKDKDLYNAISESKTKLKDILVNEKQKIIDSKRVPLA is encoded by the coding sequence ATGAAAATCATCGTAAGAGGAAGACACCTGGAAGTAACAGATGCTATCAAAAATTTTGCAGAGGAAAAAGTGCAAAAGTTAGAAAAATATTTTGACCATATTGATGAAGTCGAAGTAGTCCTTTCTGGACATATGCACAAGGAATTTGAAGCTGAAGCTATTGCAAAAGTAAAAAGTCATAACTATGTAGTGAAAGCAAAGGACAAAGACCTTTACAACGCTATAAGTGAGTCTAAGACTAAATTAAAAGATATCCTAGTAAATGAAAAACAAAAAATAATAGATTCTAAAAGAGTACCTTTAGCATAG
- a CDS encoding ATP-binding protein, which translates to MKKINSSVKFLLLFLMIFFKAFSLLDDALSPEDIAYIKNKKVVTFAYIQHSSQGKSYNDVYNEELIKTFSEKTGMKTFVIKGSFDEITSTEDIDIIIDSPKSTIEYSESPTINVFPYAFYRLKGKENKEENFLKNKKIGVLKGDHSPVSKLEKIAENIEVIKVEDIEKGFSLLREKKLDLFFSLKDDMYMRLPEQKIFEKLTLSKNLYLEKKFSVKSKNKNLKRISNVFIGNYGHLEKKENYEKSSAKFLWNLIEITPAEKRYLEEKGTIKIGGFLKDLAPIMYFDSTRNLKGVVSDYINMFKYGAGVEVSFIPEYINKGTSLEEYGKELDIDLFAVASKDLTHKELVTTRPYYRCTLGIFGLEHSGHNFFRNLNELSGKKIGITQEKSSLRSLNINDNFEIKSADDLEELYKMMKSGKIDYFIYDYTLMSNSRNKKGMNNLKLYGILDKDFSLSFATFKEDIILRNIMDKILKITDTDEVFSKWTFKAQENNEEPPYRQWMIIFGLAILILVPYLMILKNEINKRKKAEIKLLETKRELENALNIKTAFLANVSHELKTPLTAVMGFTKLLLKREDDPKKQKLLENIQVAGDTLVTFIDNILDLSKLEAGKVELKYRRINLRNMIDNIERICNGLNKGRNVFFIMNVTEKVPKYFMGDEVRLTEVILNLVNNAFKFTKFGKVEVKFDSYNDKLFISITDTGMGIPQDKLSSIFERYHQLDLNENIEKKGFGLGLTIVKEIVDMMEGEIEVKSKHKEWTTFKITIPIKKKLQLVGSIRGK; encoded by the coding sequence TTGAAAAAAATAAACTCTAGTGTGAAATTTCTTTTATTATTCCTTATGATTTTTTTTAAAGCTTTCTCCCTTTTAGATGATGCTCTGAGCCCAGAAGATATAGCATATATAAAAAATAAAAAAGTAGTAACATTTGCATATATCCAACACAGCTCACAGGGAAAAAGCTATAATGATGTATATAATGAAGAACTTATAAAAACTTTTAGTGAAAAAACAGGGATGAAAACTTTTGTAATAAAGGGCAGTTTTGACGAGATTACAAGCACAGAAGATATAGATATAATAATAGACAGTCCGAAATCAACTATAGAATATTCTGAGAGTCCCACTATAAATGTGTTTCCCTATGCATTTTATCGGCTTAAAGGAAAGGAAAATAAAGAAGAAAACTTTTTAAAAAACAAAAAAATAGGAGTATTAAAAGGAGATCACTCTCCTGTAAGTAAGCTTGAAAAAATAGCTGAGAATATAGAGGTTATAAAAGTAGAAGATATCGAAAAAGGATTCTCACTTCTAAGAGAAAAAAAATTAGATTTGTTTTTTTCTCTTAAAGACGATATGTACATGAGACTTCCTGAACAGAAGATATTTGAAAAGTTGACTCTAAGTAAAAATTTATATTTAGAAAAAAAATTCAGTGTGAAATCCAAAAATAAAAACTTGAAAAGAATATCAAATGTATTTATAGGAAACTACGGTCACTTGGAAAAAAAAGAAAATTATGAAAAAAGTTCAGCTAAATTTCTATGGAATCTTATAGAAATAACTCCTGCAGAAAAAAGATATTTAGAAGAAAAGGGTACCATTAAGATCGGCGGATTTTTAAAGGACTTAGCCCCTATTATGTATTTTGATTCTACAAGAAATTTAAAGGGAGTAGTTTCAGACTATATAAATATGTTTAAATACGGTGCCGGTGTAGAGGTGTCGTTTATTCCTGAGTATATAAACAAAGGCACGTCTCTAGAAGAATATGGTAAAGAATTAGACATCGATCTTTTTGCAGTTGCTTCAAAGGATCTGACACACAAGGAACTTGTAACCACAAGACCGTACTATCGTTGTACTTTAGGTATTTTTGGCCTTGAACATTCAGGACACAATTTTTTTAGGAATTTGAATGAACTCTCTGGAAAAAAAATAGGAATTACACAAGAAAAATCGAGCCTACGATCGTTAAATATAAATGATAATTTTGAAATAAAATCTGCTGACGATTTAGAAGAGCTTTACAAAATGATGAAGTCGGGCAAAATAGATTATTTTATCTATGATTATACTCTCATGAGTAACTCTAGAAATAAAAAAGGAATGAATAACTTAAAACTTTACGGAATATTGGATAAAGATTTTTCTCTTTCATTTGCAACTTTTAAAGAGGACATAATTCTTAGAAATATCATGGATAAAATTTTAAAAATTACAGATACTGATGAAGTTTTTTCAAAATGGACATTTAAAGCCCAGGAAAACAATGAGGAACCGCCTTACCGGCAATGGATGATAATCTTTGGATTAGCCATACTGATATTAGTACCTTATCTCATGATTCTAAAGAACGAGATTAATAAAAGAAAAAAAGCAGAAATAAAACTGCTAGAAACAAAAAGAGAACTAGAAAATGCACTGAATATAAAAACTGCCTTCTTGGCAAATGTAAGCCACGAGTTAAAAACCCCCTTGACTGCAGTCATGGGATTCACAAAACTCCTTCTAAAAAGAGAAGATGACCCAAAAAAACAAAAGCTTCTTGAAAATATACAAGTGGCTGGAGACACCCTGGTTACTTTTATAGATAACATTTTAGACTTATCTAAACTAGAGGCTGGTAAAGTGGAACTCAAGTATAGAAGAATCAATTTGAGAAATATGATAGATAATATCGAGAGAATATGTAACGGTCTAAATAAAGGTCGGAATGTCTTCTTTATCATGAATGTAACAGAAAAAGTCCCAAAATATTTTATGGGTGATGAAGTGAGGCTCACAGAGGTAATTTTAAATCTTGTGAATAACGCCTTTAAATTTACCAAATTTGGAAAGGTCGAAGTCAAATTTGACAGTTATAATGATAAACTCTTTATAAGTATAACAGATACCGGAATGGGAATTCCCCAAGACAAACTTAGCTCTATCTTTGAAAGATACCATCAACTTGATCTCAATGAAAACATAGAAAAAAAAGGCTTTGGCCTAGGCCTTACAATCGTAAAAGAGATAGTAGATATGATGGAAGGTGAAATAGAAGTAAAAAGCAAGCACAAAGAGTGGACAACTTTTAAAATAACAATACCGATCAAGAAAAAACTTCAATTGGTTGGAAGTATTCGCGGAAAATAA
- a CDS encoding tRNA1(Val) (adenine(37)-N6)-methyltransferase: MKIIQRADYFNFSLDSVLVSEFLTINRGVNKILDLGTGNGSIPMLLSSRSKARITGVEIQEVSADLARRNIELNKLQEQVGIIHDDLKNWKKHFKTGSQDAVISNPPFFKFNGNTELLNDLDQLTYARHEITANLEDIVSTASGLLKDRGYFALVHRPDRMIEILDLMRKYDISPKRLQFCHSKFGKPAKTILLEGIKYGKEGISILPPLYTHTEDGSYSPEVLEMFK, from the coding sequence ATGAAGATAATCCAGAGAGCAGACTATTTTAATTTTTCGCTGGATTCGGTGCTTGTTTCAGAATTTCTTACAATAAACCGTGGAGTTAATAAAATACTGGACCTTGGAACTGGAAATGGGTCTATACCAATGCTTCTTTCTAGCCGTTCAAAGGCTCGAATAACTGGGGTTGAGATACAGGAAGTTTCTGCAGATCTTGCTAGAAGAAATATTGAACTAAATAAGCTTCAAGAACAGGTAGGTATTATACATGACGATTTGAAGAACTGGAAAAAGCATTTTAAAACCGGAAGCCAAGATGCGGTTATAAGTAATCCCCCGTTTTTTAAGTTTAATGGAAACACAGAACTTTTAAATGATTTGGATCAGCTTACCTACGCCAGACATGAGATAACTGCCAATTTGGAAGATATAGTATCGACTGCATCGGGTTTACTAAAAGACAGAGGATATTTTGCCCTGGTTCACAGGCCAGATAGGATGATTGAAATATTAGACCTTATGAGGAAATATGATATATCTCCAAAAAGACTTCAGTTCTGCCATTCAAAATTTGGAAAACCTGCAAAAACCATCTTACTTGAGGGAATCAAATATGGTAAAGAGGGGATATCTATTCTTCCGCCTCTATACACACATACAGAAGACGGATCTTATTCTCCTGAGGTTTTGGAGATGTTTAAATAA